The DNA segment atactggtagtagtttattaggtcaatttctgatgacaggttccctttaaaaagatgagagaggcctgtaattgacatcataggtagacttCAACTATAAGAGACAAAATGTAACAACAAATCCAGAAAAACACATTGAttgttaaagaatttatttgcagattaaggtgaaaaaaaattatctagtcaataacaaaagttcctctcaatactttgttatatatcctttgttggcaatgacagaagTCAaacgttttctgtaagtcttcacaaagTTGGCAGACGGTGTTGCTGTATGTTGGCCCATTTCTTCATGCAGATCTCTCCAATCTTCAATCCGGATGCCCTTGTTGATGGAAGGAGATTTGCactcaaaggggctcatttacttacccggtccagtcgagaTCCGCAGCGCCTTGTCCGACGacaattcgggttctgccgggattcactaaggccgtgcgcccgatatccagcaggtgtcgctgctgcacagagatccgccggagttcaccttcttcttcccgatgcatgtaagtgcttgatcttgcaacacattttgttttttaaattccacgttttttttcagaatccgtcgggttgtccaacggctacGCCCTCTATTTCTGTCGCGTGGATGCCGacgcgattgcggcaaaatccgatcgtgtgcgcaaaaATCAGTGCGGAAAGAtccgggaaacctgacggaaatgtggccgtggggcccttagtaaatgagccccaatatcttacaTACATGGctccattcattctttcatgtacacggatCAGTCGTCTTGGTCCCTTTGTGAGAAGCAGCCCCTCATCATGATGTTGCTGCCCCGGCATTCTTCACACAAGGAAAAACGCTAAGGAATATGATGGcgttatataaagattattattatgattacatACATTTGATTTGAGCTGATGTCTCTAAATTTTCCCTCATATTCCCTGTGGCTGtattcccacatcatgttttaaattgcatccaaaacgcaagtgggaggggtgTGGCCAcaacacatatgcgtttccaattAAACAAAACGATTCGTATTGAGCGCCACATATTTGCAAATATAATGAATAAAATGTGGCGCTCATACGGTAAAGTGAGGGCCCGCTGCCTGCTATAACACTCATGTTCTCACCTTTTGGTGCATAATTGaggacagcccctcctcctcccacctgtTTCTATACCTGCCCCTCCCtccttaccatatatatatatataccgctgtgtcactctctcccctcctgcaTAATAACTCACTATAACTCTAGTCTTGTTCAGcttttccaaaagaaaaaaaaaacttgtcgcGACGTCGGTGACAACTTCTACTAGTCACGTCCTGGAGACGGACTTGAACATGAATTGAAAGCGAGGCTTGGAACGCAAATGGGGCGGGGCTTTTGACAAGTGGCCTACTGCGCACGCTCCTGACGGCTTATCTGACGCTTTGCTGCTCCGCCCGGGAAGTTTCTCCTGTGTGTCCGGAGCCGGTGATGTTACAGTGAGCGCTGTGTATCGCTCCGCGGCTCTCCCGTCTTGTGCTGTACAGTGTCCATTACAAGTCCCGGCACTGTGCCTGCAGCAGGGAGAAGGCCTGATGAGAGAAGAGAGCGAACAGCTCGCACACTCCCCCTCCAGGCTGGTGAGTGTCACTGCCGCTACATCTTCTGATCAATACCTGCGTGTTATGTATGGAGAGTCCAGGGCTCAGGATAGCCACACACAGGTTATAGGGGCACAGTCATAGAAGTCGCAAAGAGGGTGAGGACCTCCTAATCTGTCACTAAGTACTGATGGACGTGACAATACCTGCAGTATGAGAACATTATGACATATCAGATACTGTTCACATTGATTTCCTCTATCATTGGCGTTTTTCACCAGGTGTCAGCAGAGGCTCCTGTGGTGCAGATGTGATTAGTATCTAATATACACCCTCCTGGAAAAGGGGACATATGTGCTGCTTATCTCCTGTCCTTTTCACTGTCTGCACTTGTAGGAGGTCTCCTTTTGACTGATGTGAAGAGCTTCATTCCTTTAAAAGAGGTTCTTGAGCAGCTGCAGTGCTTGCGCTACAGTTCTGGGGCCTGGACCTCAAACTCTGATTGCAGCTCTTCCTTGTGGAAAGGTTAGAACATGTTTTATGTTGGTTTAGTGGTTGCCAAGGTTGGATTATTGTAGAATCTGAGAGGTCTTGTATCGCCTGGATAAATACCCTACGGATTTGAGTCTTTTTAGTTCTCTAACCTACTTAACATTGATTATTACCCGGAATTAGGTTTTAGAGTAAGTGTATTGTCTCAAGTTGTGATCAGTGGGTGTACAGGTGGTAAGCGCCAATTTCTGATGGGGAAGGGATCATAGaatagtccttgcatcatagttatATGTGATGCAAGGTCTACTGTTCACTCCACTGTGCTCAGTCCAAGGGATCGGACCAGAACACAGGACCGTTTCCTTTGGATGTAGCACATTTGTGTGCCAGGGCCCCTAGACTGATAACGTTATTAATATCTTTAGAGAGACAGGCGGGTGTAACTCAAAGCTGCTTACCGCTActtatttttaataacaaatgGGTGGGAACCAGAGAAGAAAACTACCAGCTTTATTATTGGTACTACTATTTTGGGTAATTGTGCCTAAGTTGCTAACCAGAATAGAAATATTGCCCATTGACActtatggggttcatttactcaGTTTTCcttacctttttttattttatttttttattttagtaatgaCCTCAAAAAAGAGAAAGTCGTCTTCCTCTGAAACTCCAGCAAAGTGTCAGAAGAAAGAAACTAAAGGTCCTCCTGTTGCATCTAAAAAGAGAAATGGTGTTGCAAACAAGTCAAAACCGGGTCCTACACAGAATAAAACCAAGTCTCCATTGCCTAAAAACAAAGCCATAAAGAAATCGCAGTCCTCCCAATCAGATGTGGGGCGAAAAAAGAAACCTGAAAGTGTGAACGTCAACAAGAAAAGTAATGGGAAGAATGTGCCtgccaagcaaagagctctaccCAAAGATGTGTCCGCTTCCAAAAAGAGTGCCCGAAAAACCCTCAATAATACTTCAAAAGCCACAAAGAAGGATCTACAGACCAGTGTGCGAAAAACTCCAGCCAGAGTAACAGCTACACAAAGTAAATCTCCTAAAATAGTAAAAAGCTCTGCCAAAAGCCAATCTGTAAAACCTATAAAGAGTGAACCTGTTAAGAAACCTCAAAGTAAACTCGGGTTAAGATCCACACAAGCAAATAAAGTAGCCAAGAAAGCAGATAGAACTATACAAACTAAGGAGAAGACGCCTTCCAAGGTAAGACTTGGTAGAAACAAGCAAACTACTGCAAATAATAGTAAGGAATCATTAAAGAGAACTTCTAAGAATACTAAATCGGACTGTAAAAGAGACACAGGTCATCCAACTGAGACTGCAAAGAAACTATCTAGTGCTCAAAGGACAAATCGGAGGCCATCGACTGCTTTAAAGGAAAAAGCTTCTACTTTGGATAAAAAGAAGCCGGGAATTAAACAAACCAGAGCCACAAAGAAATCTGTAATAAGGGAGAAAAAAGAAGTTGCAACTGAGAGTCCTGAGATTGTTAACAGAACATGTCCAGTACAACCTGAGGTGGGCTCCAATGAAGTGGTTAAAAACGAGTCCCAAGATCGCGATAAATCCACTTCACAAAAGACTTGTACTGTAGTGGTGCCTTCACCAGCTACAGCTCCGACTGCAGGGACTACTTCTTCTACTGTGCCTTTGAAGCGCAAAAGGGATAGCAATAAACCAGTGATCAAGACCAGAAATAATGTGAAAAAGCAAAAAGTTGTCAAGTCGAAGTCTGATAAAATAGACGCCTTGGCTGGAAATGAACAAAAGTCCAAGCGGATAAGTATCCTAGATTTGTGCAATGAGATAGCTGGAGAAATCGAATCTGATACAGTAGAAGTAGTGAAGGAGGCACCTGCTACACCAAGTATTCCCGCTGAGGATAGTATCCTTGAGAAGGATGAAAGTCCAATGGAGGCCCCACCACCACCTCCTGACCAGAGCCCTGCAAAGTTATCCAAGCGGTTCTTTCCCAGCAGAAAGCCATTGCAAGTTAAATGCAGGATTGAGCAGAAAACAAGTCCATTAACCAAAAAATCTAAATGGAATAAAATTAAGTTAAAAAAGAATTTTTCTCCAAATAATATACTCAGAAGTCACACTGTCCTCCCTAATCTTGAATTCATCAAAGCCAAAGTCTCAGCCCAGACGACAGTGACGGAGGCTTTGAACTCTCCCAAGACCTCAAAGAAGCCGGATGTAGCATTGACAACAGACATTAAGTGCAATGCTCCCCTGTTATCAGAAAAGGTGAAAAAAGATGCCAGCCCgtcagtggagggggagcaggagacAAAGAAACCACCTACAGAAAATGGCCTGCTGGAGAACCATGTAAAACATGAGCTTGAGGTGGTCCTCGATGAGGTAATAATGTTATGGCCTTTCCACCGCCTCTCTGAGATGGTTTTGTTAATCGAATCGATTGTCTTCCTACTCTCAGGCTTTCTATGGGTATTGACACTCATTCCTGCGTAGTTTTATTTATCTTTTAGCATTGTTCTGTGAATACAGGGGTGGTTAAACGCACAGAACAGTTGCAAATCTTCCCATTATACCTTCTCCACAACTgaatttggctcacaataactgagatGGGATCTGGCCCTATGTTTCTTTCCATGGAATAGCCATAACTAAAGACTAGGATTGAGCAGTTCTGTTTGTACGCACCCTtgaatttatatttatttgtttagCATAGGTTTGCTGTTTCTATAAACTATAAAGCAAATCCTATCCTAAAATTCAAACTTCAAAATTTTCTCAAAGAttttgagtaca comes from the Engystomops pustulosus chromosome 5, aEngPut4.maternal, whole genome shotgun sequence genome and includes:
- the ESCO1 gene encoding N-acetyltransferase ESCO1: MTSKKRKSSSSETPAKCQKKETKGPPVASKKRNGVANKSKPGPTQNKTKSPLPKNKAIKKSQSSQSDVGRKKKPESVNVNKKSNGKNVPAKQRALPKDVSASKKSARKTLNNTSKATKKDLQTSVRKTPARVTATQSKSPKIVKSSAKSQSVKPIKSEPVKKPQSKLGLRSTQANKVAKKADRTIQTKEKTPSKVRLGRNKQTTANNSKESLKRTSKNTKSDCKRDTGHPTETAKKLSSAQRTNRRPSTALKEKASTLDKKKPGIKQTRATKKSVIREKKEVATESPEIVNRTCPVQPEVGSNEVVKNESQDRDKSTSQKTCTVVVPSPATAPTAGTTSSTVPLKRKRDSNKPVIKTRNNVKKQKVVKSKSDKIDALAGNEQKSKRISILDLCNEIAGEIESDTVEVVKEAPATPSIPAEDSILEKDESPMEAPPPPPDQSPAKLSKRFFPSRKPLQVKCRIEQKTSPLTKKSKWNKIKLKKNFSPNNILRSHTVLPNLEFIKAKVSAQTTVTEALNSPKTSKKPDVALTTDIKCNAPLLSEKVKKDASPSVEGEQETKKPPTENGLLENHVKHELEVVLDEGFRLHLDSSPENSPVKKPQMSSPPVTKVSENQCGDCKQLTDQMAASAERENTVKSNVSTARSNHVPSDAHLQKEIKKLKEAEKDSSSQPIIDAGQKRFGAITCNICGMLYTASNPEDETQHLLFHNQFISAVKYVGWKKERIVAEYPDGKIIMVLPDDPKYALKKVEEIREMVDNDLGFQQAPLRLHSRMKTLMFINSDKKVVGCLIAEHIQWGYRVIDDNVDNCDKDRIISERVKAWCCSTTSEPALCGISRIWVFSMMRRKKIASRMLECLRNHFIYGSHLSKDEIAFSDPTPDGKLFATHYCGTSQFLVYNFISGHNPSS